In Enterobacter cloacae, a single window of DNA contains:
- a CDS encoding conjugal transfer protein TraF has protein sequence MTRIALAPSKMVLLMSLVITGAHASPEQPLIKDTPFVSGQAYKKGFFWYDDPAKKSEAEEEEVLPPTGAASSPSKEEMVDLNSKWLKENMPRLLTQAMDNPTAENLSRYYTAQRLMLDISTRFSDKSKDYFLKNPMMSEKRRQPVEKVALDAHRTVVEKNQQTVMKDIFTKSGLFFFFQSTCQFCHEESQILQFMQNYYSVDILPISMDGRPLHNGLFQDFNIPNAQIIDQFKIREVPTIFLVSKDGTSAQRISEGMISADELKNTIILAAKGMNLIDDASFQSTLDIKRQYTIGDDGVITVNKSEMESDPFLLQKIMDQKLEGYDMPTADPVNYLNAGGSFGGTYAQ, from the coding sequence ATGACTCGTATTGCATTAGCGCCTTCAAAGATGGTTTTGCTTATGTCTTTGGTAATTACTGGTGCCCACGCCAGCCCTGAGCAACCCCTAATAAAAGATACGCCCTTTGTATCTGGCCAGGCTTATAAGAAGGGTTTCTTCTGGTATGACGATCCTGCTAAAAAAAGCGAAGCTGAAGAAGAAGAGGTTTTGCCACCAACCGGTGCTGCTAGCTCGCCTTCAAAAGAGGAAATGGTAGATTTAAATTCAAAATGGCTAAAAGAGAATATGCCTCGACTGTTAACGCAGGCAATGGATAACCCTACCGCAGAAAATCTATCACGTTATTACACGGCGCAAAGGTTAATGCTGGATATCAGTACGCGTTTTTCTGACAAATCAAAAGATTATTTTCTTAAAAACCCGATGATGTCTGAAAAACGCAGGCAACCAGTGGAAAAGGTGGCACTGGATGCTCACCGCACTGTTGTTGAAAAAAATCAGCAAACGGTAATGAAAGATATCTTTACTAAGTCAGGTTTATTTTTCTTTTTCCAGAGTACTTGCCAGTTTTGCCACGAAGAAAGCCAAATACTTCAATTTATGCAGAACTATTATTCGGTAGATATTCTTCCAATCAGTATGGATGGAAGGCCATTGCATAATGGCCTTTTTCAGGATTTTAACATCCCCAACGCACAAATTATTGATCAATTTAAAATTCGAGAGGTACCTACAATTTTCCTGGTTTCAAAGGATGGGACATCAGCTCAGCGCATTAGTGAAGGCATGATCTCCGCTGATGAATTAAAGAACACTATTATACTTGCCGCGAAGGGCATGAATCTGATCGATGACGCTTCGTTCCAGTCAACTCTAGATATTAAAAGGCAATATACCATCGGCGATGATGGCGTTATTACCGTTAATAAATCCGAAATGGAATCAGACCCATTCCTACTTCAAA